TCATTCGAAAGTGCAACGCGCCACCTGCGCTGTcagcctcctccatctcctctctcctctctgctccctcAGAGGCCTCCGCGGTGTCGCTGTCAGCCAACGCCGATGCGTCACCGCTACGTGCGTCGCTTTCCTGCGTGCCCAGCCCCTGGTActgctgtgcctcctcctgcacgtATGCGGTGGCCTGCTTCAGCCCAAAGGTGATCACGCGGTACTGATCGCGTGTCGGGTTGCTTACCAGGCCGCGAATAACAGAGCGGCGATGGTATCCAAGGAGGGACTCTGTGGTGCCTGCCACGATGTCGGAGAGGCCGATCAGTGCCCTCAGTATGTTCACCGGGGGCTTGCCGACGCCGCGGGGGGGCGCCGGAacggcgcgcagctgcgagagaaTCGCTGTGGTAGCCACCGCTTGCACGGCTTCAGGGATGTGACGGTGTCGCTTCAGCTCTATCTTCACGACCGTCTCTGCAATGTTGCATGCCCACGTCACCATCGCCCACACACTTCGGCTACTGAGGTAGCCAACGAAGTCTagcagcaccagtggcgCGGTCTCGCTCACGGTAACCGCGGAGGCTGTGAAGCTAGATGAGGgggacgacggcgacggtcTCGGAACGGCCTGCACGGCGGGCGGCACCGACACATCCTTTTTACGCCAAGGCAGCATGAAGGACTCCACCTCATCGTCGCTAAGGCGGGAGAGGCGCTCCTgcacgcgcaggtgctgctccaTGAACCGCACGAGAAAGCCCAGCTGTCGAGTGTTGTTGGGTTTCGCCGCCATAAACGGTGCCTCCTCAGCACTGGCGCGGAGGGCGGGGCTGGTTATCTTGCTGAacgcctgcacctcctcgtagGTGGCCTGCAGATGCGCCAGTAGCTCGCTCGTATCGAATGCTGGGTCATCGGCACTGTATTCATGACTTACTAGCCGCCTGGTGTCCCAGACGCGCCGACCAAACCGCACCTGCTGATCCCATGCTGCGATGTACGCCGCAAGCGCCGATGTCGTGCCATCGGCGACCTCAATCGTGCGAAACTGCATGCCGCGCTGCGCCTTCAACAGAATCTCACTGCGGTCGAGCAGCGCGAGAAACAACGGCTCGCGACCACCGGTGAAGGCTTCTACCCACTTCCTTGCGGCCGCAGCGGTTGTCGCCGCGGAGTCAgctccgtgctgctgctgcagcggcgctgcgatGTCGTCAAGGCTCGGCAAAACTGGCGGAGGCAGCCCGTAGTCAGGGGCCCGCTTTCTACCGCCCCTTCCTGCCGTCCGAATGCAGTAGAGGCTCACCTGGAGCAGCACCTGATTCCACCGCGTCCGCACAACCTCCACTACGGGCATCTTCGGGTTCGCGGCGTAGCGAGAGAGCTGAGAGAGCAATCCTAGCGTCGCCTCGCACACGTCGGCGTGCGTGGCAGCGTTGTGCGTGGACTGGGACCGCTGCAggcctgccaccaccacaggcaGCACTGAAGGTAGGAGGTGCGTGTCTGCCCATTCCGTCAGTGGCGCGAGGTCAGCTTTCAGGCGCACGTGAATTTCAAATAGCTCTCCGACGAATGCGGGATagcagcagagcagccgCAATGCACCATCGTCACGCAGGAGGTCGAGGATACCCTGGTAGAGTTGCTTGACCCCCTCCTGCCTCACCTCGGCCAGGCCTGCCACTTGGTGCAAGCGGAACCCCTTCTGTGTGGCGTCCCTGCACTGGCGCCACTGCCCCGCGAGAACCGAGAGACTGCGCAGTAGGCCGACCGCGGTCACCTGCTGCGCAAAAAGCGGGAGCGCCGCGGAGGTGGGCGACGTCTGCAAGACACGGAGGCTCTCCAGTGCGTTGGCCAGGACTACGTCAGCATGCTGCCGGCACGAtatgtgcagcagcgacagatCCCTAGCGATGGCTTTCGTCCACTGCACCGCGAAGTTATCCATGGAAGCCGAGACGAACCGcggacgcagcagctgcggcgctgcggcacctggCTGCAACTCAATCCGTGGGTaacagagctgctgctgcacctgccaTGCGGCCTGCGCGCTCTCCCATGGTAGTGAGTTCCCTGCCAGAAGAATTGCGGCCCCAATAGTGAGAACGTGTATGAAGGCTTGGCGCTGGAACACGTGGTCGAGAGGCGCTTGCTTGCCAGCGGTGAATTCCCGCCGTATCCGAGGCGAGCTAGGCGTGCTGTCGCTCACACGTTCGATTCGCAGGAGGACCTGGGCAACGGCGGCGAGAAGGTGATGGAGCGACTCGAAGAGTGAGAGGCCGAGCTGATCTTGCGCGCTTTGAAGTGCGCACAGCACCCGCCGCAGTGTCTCCTCTTGAATCTGTACTGGCGCTGAGGCCGGGGAAGACGGGGTTGCCGCAGCGCGGTAGTGGCTGGAGTGGTTGTCGACGCCAGATatcgccactgcagcagcgctaaCCAGAGACACCACGGCAACCGGCAGAGAGTTGCGCAGCAAAGTTGCGCGGTTGGCCTTCTCGTGATTGGCAGCTTCGCTCGCCGCCCCCGCCGCTGGAGGGAGGGCGTACAGGAGGCGCCACAGTTTGCTCTGGGCGTGAACGGTGGCCGCCCAGGCCTCTTCAAAGCAGGTCTGACGTCGCACTGCATCCAGGCGGAAGAGTGTGCCGAGGATGATTGGCGACTCACTcgacagcaccagcgcctggAAGATGGGGCTCGTGTTGCGATCTGCCCCAGCAGAcgccgaggcggcgcggccATGGCGAAGGTGAGCTGCACCCCCTACAtcaccacctgcgccacgGCGAGTGCTACCAAAAGCTCCTGGGATGAAGGAAGCAGATTTCACCGCGAAACCAGCACcagtgcggctgcgcgactCGAAGCGCGACCGGGTCGAGCTGCCCATCCCGTTGTTGCACCCCCTCGTCAACGCGTCCTGATTCTCTCGAACGAGGACGCCATCAGCTTCGTGCGGCGACTTGTAGAAGAGGGAGCGCTTGCCTCGCTGTCGGCGCAACGGTGGCGGGGCATCGGCAGCGATCTCGTCGGCGTCGTCCAGAGCGTCACGTCCTTCCCTAttccctgctgctcctgctgttGCGGTCACACAGCCGCTGGCTTCGCGGGCCTTCCCCGCTTTGTCACTGCGGCTGGCGCCGTTATTGTCGCCAAGGGGCGATGCGTCGCCTCGTGCGGATGCCGACCTCGTCgtgagcggtggtggcacgcCACGACTTTGTTCATAGTCGCGCCGGTCAAAACGTAACGCGTCGTGcagtagcgctgctgcgcgatgcaCCAACACCTTCATGGGCTCCGCGGTGCGCAGAGCATCCGtgatgccgccaccaccaccgctgctgctgctgctgacaaGTATGAGGCGCAGCTCCAGTGCGTCGGTGGCAGTGCTGATCCACAGTGGCAGCATTCGTAGCCAccacacagctgctgcggcaccctCGCTGCGCACCTGCTCTTGCTGCCACCCCCAGTGCTGGACCAAGACATCCCAGACTCGCAAAGGCGATGCCGCCACGGCGCAGCGATTTGCCAGCTTCCGCACCGCATCACTCTCACTGCCATCTCCATTTTCTACCTCTGTGCCGTCCTCTGTCTCTGCCGCAATCACCTCGTCATCAGCCAGCACAAGCTCCAGTGGGGTGGCCAAGTCTACCTCCCCCACGGTGTAGCGTCGCTTGGATGATATGGTGCTCGATGTCGCGGCGACTACGACAGCTCGATGATACGACGGCAACAGAAGCGCATAGGTGGGCAGGAGAGTGTGGTAAACTAGAAGGACATCCAGGAGAGCCTCTTGCTGTGCTGCAACGGCGAGCGAGAGCGTCTCTGTCCCGCTACTGTATAGCTGCGTAGTGTGCAGCAGGGGCACCTCCAGACGCTGCGCCATCGCAAAGTCGACGAGAGCAGCAAGGCCGCGAAGGTGGTGAGCCTCCACGACGACAGGTGGCGTCCTCGCTTTgccaccgtcagcagcgctgatgtCATCGACCGCGGTGGCCTTTGCATGGTGAAAGCAGTAGGACTGGGTGTGCAGGTGCTCTAACAGGGCCACTGCAAACCACCACCTGACATCGTCTAGCGTTACGGTTGAGGTAGCGACGGTACCGCGGAGCGCCTCCCAACGGAGCGCGCGTCgcgccacacacacggcagccgctggtACAGCTGTGTCGCCGCACAAGTGAATGATCCACGCGTGGACCAGGTGCAGCTCTTGTCCCACGCGCTCGAGGGTGTTTTGCAAGGTGTCCTCGACGTTCGTGTCTTTTGGTGCTCGAGACAACTTGCGCTTTCGAGGGGGGGCGCCGGTGGCTCTGCCGCCCCTTgtcgcggcgacggcggcgtctcTACGGCACTGCCGTTGCATGATGCGGAGGACGTGGCTGTTGGCGGCACGACACTCTTTATCGACTAcgcgcagcacggcagcagcctGGTCGCGCACACTGCTGAGCAGATCGCGCGGCTGCGTCACGTTTGCATGTCCGTCATAGAGCTCCCTCAGGAGGCGCTCACACAGATCCAGAAAGGAGGTCTccagccaccgcagcggtgccgtctcCTCGGCGGCTATGGCCCGCTGTGCAACTGAGCCCACTGCTACTGGCGCGGCGACGATCGCCAATGGTGAGCAGAGAAAGGACGAGGACAGCGCTGCCCCCGCAATTGGGATCGAAGACGGGCTGGCAAACACAGGCAGGGccggtgcggtggtggcgctgacgcgcgtgcgccactgctgagGCGTTGAGTGAAGCGTCAAAGCAAAGGTGTTGGCGAATATGCGAAGCGCCTCGGCTGCCGACAactgcggcgccgccgatggggaggaggtggcaccgcagctgTCGGCACACTGGGGAGGTGAGGGTAGCGTGACCCTCAATCTTGCCAGTGGGATAACAGGGTCGCTTTCAACGACCCCGCTGGGTGCAACCTGGGCAGCATTCTTGTTGGCTATGTCAAGCGATTCGAAAGAAAGACGCGGTGCGTGGGCCCGGCAATCCTCCCCGGCAGTGCTTTGCAGGGCACTGTGAGCGCCAACAAGAAGGCCATGACGCAGCTTTGCGAGACGTAGACGCTCCTGTTTCCATTCAGCGTCACGGCCGGTGCCGAACATCGGACGTGAGGGGAATGTGTCACCACTACTGCCACCGGTGATTGCTACACTGGCTGCCTCGCCTTCTGTCACCTTGAGTGGTGAAGCATCCCCTacgtgctggtgctgcgctttTTCAGCTGCGGACTTTCGCGGCTCTGGATCTATTGTGGGGACTTGGATGGTATGAGGGCTTGCCGTCGTTGCCTGCTCCGGCACCGGCGTATCCGACGCTCCCTTCTTAGTGTAGTTCTTCCGTACAGAGGAGCGAGGCCGGCGCGGTGCAAAGTTGGGCCTGCTCTGCTCCGTCCTCGGCCGTCGCTGTTCGTggagtgcagcagccgctgacaGGGCGGagctggcagtggtggatgcaagggcaaaggaggagggggtagtTGGCGCCCGCGCAGCCGCAACGGCTGCGTCTGTGAGCGCACAGACGAGCACACGGTGAGGCCGCATGAGTGCACAActgtacagagagagagaagcgcactGATGCTCGAGAAGGCGAAGGGCGACTCTACGTTTTATTCGTCACGCACCGCACGCAAatgctccccctccccccatgaGCTGAGAGTCAGCCTTAGAGACCCTTTCCGTtctgcgccaccagcacgtacacacagaaagagagagaggaatgcagacacacacacacacacacacacacttgaaCACGCAAAGCGGAGAAAATAGGTGCGTTAAATTATGTGAAGAGAAtcaagagcgagagagggagagggggctgaGATGTACTTATTCGGTGGACTCCACGCACGACGTAATCGCCCGGCACTCGACCAGACGCGCACCAAACTCGAGGATGAAGGGACGAGGGGGTAtgccgtgtgcgtgtcagcTCCGTGATAGGTGTTCTCCCACCGTGTGCATTGCGACGTGAGTGAAAGCAAAAGAACGCCCGACACGAGCGCCAggagaggtggtgcgaggggaaggaagaaggtGAGCGGAGGTCGGTAGAttggggcggggggggggtggcgcaggtATCACGAGGGCAGACTTGTGTACGAGTCCAGGGGGCACTACCGTGCAGACGGATTTAGAGAGCTGAGTGGGGTCGCtgagaggagcagagcggcagcaggcgaAATGAATGCCAAACATGTCAGAGTGCGTCTGATGTGCCACGCCATCTCGCTGTGCCATGCTTTCCTcacctctgtttctctcgcACATGCGTAAGAGGAACGGTGATGGTGGGGGAAGAGCGCGTGGAGGGCACCGTCCACTTCCTCTAACGACCTCGATGCGGTGCGGTTTGTAGAAGACTGGGGAAGAAGGGCCATCGAGAGGATAGAGGCGCGAGAGAGACCATCTTTATGGGCGATAATGGAGCGTCCGCTGCGGGACCAGGTGCAGGCGAGCGGCGGAGTTGCCGTGTTCAACTCTAACACCAAGAGCAGGCATCACCGTGTTCCCTCTCCTActctctccgctgcttcccctcacccttccactctctccttcatgGAAGGCTTACTCAAGGGAGCGCtacgctcctcctcctcctcctttcctccctccatTGCGGGTGTGcatgggtgcgtgtgggtaGTCGACGATACGCGCTTGTGTTGCGAAGCGGAAGGCCGCAGAAACGAACAAATTGTGCGAACACGGTAATTTGAGCTTCAGCACTCATAGCGttagaaagagagaacagaacTACGCGGCAACACAggctcctctccctcctcccttccccccacccgGCACTTCATGAGTAAACTCCCCACCTGTACTCTACCGACCGATGGATACTCTGGCGGAGAGATCGACTGACAGCCCCCACATACGCCCGTGCTATGGGGGGctgtctgcgtgtctgtgcctgAGTGGGTGGGGCTATTCaagcgcgagagagagcgacttGTCCATGTATGCAGCCACGTTCACGGATCCCATCACGTCCActgggaagagagggagggtgtgtgtgcctttATTTCATAGCGCCAAGCTTAAGGGCCTCACCAACATAAAAATTAGaaacgacacacacacacacacacacacacacacgcacgcagcagcagcaagagcaaaCGATGGTGCGCCCATACATCCACTAGTCGCACACCGCCATCCCCAACACCTCTCCCAACTGGTGCGCACCGCGTGAAACGCCCGCAGATACGCCTTCGTGCCGAGGAGAACCAAATCACAAGCTCCTCCGTGAAGCAGCGGAAACAACAACTAACGCCAAGACGTCAGTGCGCTTTaaggggaggaggtcgtAGAGTACAgcgtgcacgcgtgcacgcgCTGTCCACCTCAGGCAAGGTTCTTCTCGATGACATCGCGCAAGATCTGTGGGTCCTGGCCCACCTTGACTAGTGCTGTTCCGACGCGAGGCCGCTCACCAACCATGATGGCCGAGCTGATGGAGCTCAACTCGTCGCCGATGCCGCGCGTCAGGGCTGTGTGCAGGAAGCGCTTTGACGACGCGAATGTCATCTGGAAGAGCGGGCTGGCGCTGTGGGAGATGACACCGGTAAAGTTGTAGT
This genomic interval from Leishmania panamensis strain MHOM/PA/94/PSC-1 chromosome 16 sequence contains the following:
- a CDS encoding hypothetical protein (TriTrypDB/GeneDB-style sysID: LpmP.16.1300), translated to MRPHRVLVCALTDAAVAAARAPTTPSSFALASTTASSALSAAAALHEQRRPRTEQSRPNFAPRRPRSSVRKNYTKKGASDTPVPEQATTASPHTIQVPTIDPEPRKSAAEKAQHQHVGDASPLKVTEGEAASVAITGGSSGDTFPSRPMFGTGRDAEWKQERLRLAKLRHGLLVGAHSALQSTAGEDCRAHAPRLSFESLDIANKNAAQVAPSGVVESDPVIPLARLRVTLPSPPQCADSCGATSSPSAAPQLSAAEALRIFANTFALTLHSTPQQWRTRVSATTAPALPVFASPSSIPIAGAALSSSFLCSPLAIVAAPVAVGSVAQRAIAAEETAPLRWLETSFLDLCERLLRELYDGHANVTQPRDLLSSVRDQAAAVLRVVDKECRAANSHVLRIMQRQCRRDAAVAATRGGRATGAPPRKRKLSRAPKDTNVEDTLQNTLERVGQELHLVHAWIIHLCGDTAVPAAAVCVARRALRWEALRGTVATSTVTLDDVRWWFAVALLEHLHTQSYCFHHAKATAVDDISAADGGKARTPPVVVEAHHLRGLAALVDFAMAQRLEVPLLHTTQLYSSGTETLSLAVAAQQEALLDVLLVYHTLLPTYALLLPSYHRAVVVAATSSTISSKRRYTVGEVDLATPLELVLADDEVIAAETEDGTEVENGDGSESDAVRKLANRCAVAASPLRVWDVLVQHWGWQQEQVRSEGAAAAVWWLRMLPLWISTATDALELRLILVSSSSSGGGGGITDALRTAEPMKVLVHRAAALLHDALRFDRRDYEQSRGVPPPLTTRSASARGDASPLGDNNGASRSDKAGKAREASGCVTATAGAAGNREGRDALDDADEIAADAPPPLRRQRGKRSLFYKSPHEADGVLVRENQDALTRGCNNGMGSSTRSRFESRSRTGAGFAVKSASFIPGAFGSTRRGAGGDVGGAAHLRHGRAASASAGADRNTSPIFQALVLSSESPIILGTLFRLDAVRRQTCFEEAWAATVHAQSKLWRLLYALPPAAGAASEAANHEKANRATLLRNSLPVAVVSLVSAAAVAISGVDNHSSHYRAAATPSSPASAPVQIQEETLRRVLCALQSAQDQLGLSLFESLHHLLAAVAQVLLRIERVSDSTPSSPRIRREFTAGKQAPLDHVFQRQAFIHVLTIGAAILLAGNSLPWESAQAAWQVQQQLCYPRIELQPGAAAPQLLRPRFVSASMDNFAVQWTKAIARDLSLLHISCRQHADVVLANALESLRVLQTSPTSAALPLFAQQVTAVGLLRSLSVLAGQWRQCRDATQKGFRLHQVAGLAEVRQEGVKQLYQGILDLLRDDGALRLLCCYPAFVGELFEIHVRLKADLAPLTEWADTHLLPSVLPVVVAGLQRSQSTHNAATHADVCEATLGLLSQLSRYAANPKMPVVEVVRTRWNQVLLQVSLYCIRTAGRGGRKRAPDYGLPPPVLPSLDDIAAPLQQQHGADSAATTAAAARKWVEAFTGGREPLFLALLDRSEILLKAQRGMQFRTIEVADGTTSALAAYIAAWDQQVRFGRRVWDTRRLVSHEYSADDPAFDTSELLAHLQATYEEVQAFSKITSPALRASAEEAPFMAAKPNNTRQLGFLVRFMEQHLRVQERLSRLSDDEVESFMLPWRKKDVSVPPAVQAVPRPSPSSPSSSFTASAVTVSETAPLVLLDFVGYLSSRSVWAMVTWACNIAETVVKIELKRHRHIPEAVQAVATTAILSQLRAVPAPPRGVGKPPVNILRALIGLSDIVAGTTESLLGYHRRSVIRGLVSNPTRDQYRVITFGLKQATAYVQEEAQQYQGLGTQESDARSGDASALADSDTAEASEGAERREEMEEADSAGGALHFRMNADGTIDRTWLAADVLGLPAPPRQQDVGIYYVKVWAAYAAQQRLRAAAGEASTAVAATLTPYLRTDLNREYRFFLSCLVCLIDASMESALLYLRRLQGDGEEDIRLLVEATVSELCHTVSATIHSLLSLTPEVRRACCQREESELLWASLCIISTISAVVPRDPQERLFTPRCTDAIGRVFSLTRRLVDDAISIREVPAATNDEADSNEARDGAAISEAGASLVRRPLSTALVRGAQLLMRDPQSSQRTAIRLAMRQRERDDLSAILVALQVLVKSAAAYEPGRSLLHYVWARLAAELSQSLLDPSAVTSNATPTELNAAATVISRSEYGAVLRGLASACAPLSPSSVQGGNLKGDETGDGAAKSALALSNAGGSAVAEAGLVVCDVAAAVRHVVEDAAGIEEERRRCLNTSANEEEWHYAGVVNTSRAASPASSGGLTSPLLQYPDQDMASEHPTFSVTEVMESGAVPATAIVDAVIAHAAATVRAAGGRSSLDINSLPGVERFGPATAGEVDDVKDDPAAAVGFLRLVKEFQHHVTELLSLVPLRDIVARPQAEVVFACMSLLHGTVSAAAEDRVWALMTTKWRAELLTPSEPTFLQLQELELAKVRELRAVALRDLRSVTETHSRDSVNGVGHSNSSSTSYGSLPWGASVVDMFAATGRAPKAGSAQANDELSVLAAAERSMRHHWCAEEFDLPRHDDVSRLLPNAGGAGKSPRNADRDRRSQQQQRNGDRASSLEFDLQATGMASLAAMPDPIPIPVVLTIIKVLSRRPVKHAVPGFPTGSAHTFDAHGGGTTLHQIEMTASWLANGGNDGSNVDGESRQDSEVAPDSFTAFAEVFLTYTARAYWLLRPRLDDSAWVVLAIMEKSMAVYPTDNGVRQREWDRVCRQWRLPVSLNHAQAVAGQFFTGEQRRYIKAWTAVLRTAASSKDVSTPVSTKRVEGAEEVTMLRYLQAAALYLHLLAMTMLLLSRLGMFGDLPKASIEVVRRRVQAQVLQHRSPGSRSAAAASVVSKEALTRELTLMALERQTQPHNVNRNLFESAMLQLLNVLWCVVRHADSLTHTATDVVVARLQVPDSAASIGSPVPSSPCTTQPTAASAAAIVSYADHLRTMVVGVVQDTLDMVTGLGYRVPAMLPHHAVKTLLTSGFSCEPLTLRLPAHRTPSAATIAGSSVHSGHSSTHTDHTNSGLFAPAINVIATHLSATSPGPSPMGLDAALLPTPTSVGASLSATTELAVSNTFNLVARPELFVGSPTMLAILSPQFVRSTICRSLETNVTSSTLLPVASALEFYLSRHGVPLAPLLEATTELLTACTLRNSAVHMYCERLASELTSRKEFRQALAPPTIASAEQGAAGSISNEAVISFLAAIARRDVLVTKKTLAHLLHSVMRMRPDVFGQPPTENRQGKLTLVQVGTTVDSAIDTTNPLYTPAQPAVKRGSSNADVPRDSAAVMNAFNLEKWSDATVMTHRKALAALTISLPTVVEVAMHMDWMRPLDSSEWRRAIQMLKAADEARRERVAVHRSQVQAAIQQGHVDTEEEGEGSGGKKRQRTDSSAAVTGKLDASLHLEDPFDFAVGVLHLRYALRKIVHASLRRLLHQQGPRVLADVASILQMVDPALQRGTTTSQASSSVARDRDGGKRGGHTSSFWVRRPSVNGAAPSSEQPRLFDGVLAGTTRVLLSRAVLCAQAIGYDSTGAALEMSPRNGSPKSQETQPVLKLPVPALQPSVVEAAISATASTASHDLRKGRHGQAGQSTGKIGQLSKEEKATVHQRVELERDAATTVGLTTAQLPLQSVRRIVRALRFTRRHVEMKQRKQEYHRRRGKRQEKPRFSTSAASDQVSGGYASLSVY